Proteins encoded within one genomic window of Phormidium ambiguum IAM M-71:
- a CDS encoding GAF domain-containing protein, which produces MSDQGLQRVINRIGANLSRDFLVQKTTNDLREFLQIDRVVLYYFVRQWEGRVTFESLSSSEYSIFGQTGPDECFNGEYAALYEAGRVRAIPDIETAEISECHRNFLRTLKVRANLVVPVLNKGKLWGLLIAHHCQNTRLWSESEIEIMQKAAKDLAISPAIKDS; this is translated from the coding sequence ATGAGCGATCAAGGTTTACAAAGAGTAATTAATCGCATCGGTGCAAATCTTTCACGGGACTTCTTGGTACAGAAAACCACCAACGATTTGCGAGAATTTCTTCAGATCGATCGCGTAGTCTTATATTACTTCGTCCGCCAGTGGGAAGGAAGAGTCACCTTTGAATCTTTAAGTTCCAGCGAATATTCAATTTTTGGGCAAACAGGGCCCGATGAATGTTTTAATGGCGAATATGCCGCTTTATACGAAGCCGGAAGAGTCCGCGCCATTCCTGATATTGAAACCGCCGAAATTAGTGAATGCCACAGAAATTTTCTTCGCACTCTCAAAGTACGAGCAAATTTAGTAGTACCAGTTTTAAATAAGGGAAAATTATGGGGATTATTAATTGCCCATCACTGCCAAAATACTCGTTTGTGGTCAGAATCAGAAATTGAAATAATGCAAAAAGCCGCAAAAGATTTAGCAATATCCCCAGCAATTAAAGATAGTTAA
- a CDS encoding REP-associated tyrosine transposase, translating into MPNYKRLTIANGTYFFTQVTYQRRNWLCSEIARQTLRTAINNVRQKYPFTIDALVLLPNHIHCIWTLPSGDSDYATRWRLIKSFVTKNCAKDLEIDSEISASRQKRQEGNLWQRRFWEHLIRDELDFANHCDYIHYNPVKHGLCKAAKEWPYSSFHRFVADGIYSEDWGVDITPNIPHDIGYE; encoded by the coding sequence ATGCCTAACTATAAACGACTTACGATCGCAAACGGTACTTACTTTTTTACCCAAGTAACTTATCAGCGGCGTAACTGGTTATGTAGTGAAATTGCACGTCAAACATTACGAACAGCTATCAATAATGTGCGGCAAAAATATCCTTTTACAATAGACGCTTTAGTTTTATTACCTAACCACATTCACTGTATTTGGACATTACCATCCGGTGATAGCGATTATGCAACTCGTTGGCGACTAATTAAAAGCTTTGTTACTAAAAATTGTGCTAAAGATTTAGAAATTGATAGCGAAATTAGTGCCTCCCGGCAAAAACGTCAAGAAGGAAACCTTTGGCAACGTAGATTTTGGGAACATTTGATCCGAGACGAGCTAGATTTTGCTAATCATTGCGATTATATTCATTATAATCCTGTTAAACATGGGTTATGCAAAGCAGCAAAAGAATGGCCTTATTCTAGTTTTCATCGCTTTGTTGCTGATGGTATTTATTCAGAAGATTGGGGAGTAGATATAACGCCAAATATTCCCCATGATATTGGATATGAATAG
- a CDS encoding DoxX family protein — MNQPSKNFHFQKEFLRVFLAISIIVVGITHFVRPEQYARIVPPQLPYPFELVYISGFFEILGGIGLLIPFVSVAAAWGLIALFIAVFPANINMTVNNIQINGIPHNQAFYWARLPFQAVLIAWAWWYTRKPQQQPGAKQVIEQTGTLMNEVATTQDN, encoded by the coding sequence ATGAATCAACCTAGTAAAAATTTCCATTTTCAGAAAGAATTTCTGCGGGTTTTCCTAGCTATATCAATAATAGTTGTAGGCATTACTCACTTCGTCAGACCTGAACAATATGCTCGCATAGTACCTCCTCAATTACCTTATCCATTTGAGTTGGTTTATATCAGTGGTTTTTTTGAAATTTTAGGTGGGATTGGGTTATTAATTCCGTTCGTTAGTGTAGCCGCAGCTTGGGGACTAATTGCGCTGTTTATTGCCGTGTTTCCTGCTAATATCAACATGACAGTGAATAATATTCAAATTAATGGAATTCCCCATAATCAAGCATTTTATTGGGCTAGACTTCCCTTTCAAGCTGTGTTGATTGCTTGGGCTTGGTGGTACACTAGAAAACCGCAGCAACAACCAGGAGCTAAGCAGGTTATAGAGCAAACTGGAACGTTGATGAACGAAGTAGCCACAACCCAAGATAACTAG
- a CDS encoding DUF2281 domain-containing protein, whose amino-acid sequence MTAKDLIIQEIENIPDFLLDEVLDFLQFIKAKYQQEKLETTILSESSLQKDWLRPEEDAAWQDL is encoded by the coding sequence ATGACGGCAAAAGACTTGATTATTCAAGAAATTGAAAATATTCCCGACTTTCTTTTAGATGAAGTTTTGGATTTTCTCCAATTTATTAAAGCCAAATATCAACAAGAAAAGTTAGAAACAACCATTTTAAGTGAATCTTCTCTGCAAAAAGATTGGTTAAGACCTGAAGAGGATGCAGCATGGCAAGATTTGTAA
- a CDS encoding DUF1622 domain-containing protein, protein MQRNYSPNSWLNILVPLALIVGLVLLLNLDLEQPTKAPVAENPIETWVNPIVSYLAAGAEIAAAAIIGFGVFRSVFAFVNSLFSRSDRRFQSTESIRLQLGRTLVLGLEFTVAADILRTVVAPTRPDILNLATIVFLRTLLNYFLEQEIQQVEQRHQSGKEQSESINQ, encoded by the coding sequence ATGCAACGAAATTATTCCCCTAACTCATGGTTGAATATTTTAGTACCTTTAGCCTTAATTGTCGGTTTAGTTCTCTTACTTAATCTCGATCTAGAACAACCAACTAAAGCACCTGTAGCAGAAAATCCTATTGAAACTTGGGTAAATCCAATTGTTAGTTACTTAGCGGCTGGTGCAGAAATCGCTGCCGCCGCAATTATTGGATTTGGAGTTTTTCGCAGCGTTTTTGCTTTTGTTAACAGCTTATTTTCCCGCTCAGATAGACGCTTTCAAAGTACAGAATCAATTAGATTACAGTTAGGGCGCACTTTAGTTTTAGGGCTAGAATTTACTGTAGCTGCTGACATTTTACGTACTGTTGTTGCTCCGACTAGACCGGATATTTTAAATTTAGCGACGATTGTTTTTTTGCGAACTTTACTTAACTACTTTTTAGAACAAGAAATTCAGCAAGTAGAACAGCGTCATCAATCTGGTAAAGAACAAAGTGAGTCCATCAATCAATAG